The following are encoded together in the Streptomyces rapamycinicus NRRL 5491 genome:
- a CDS encoding SpoIIE family protein phosphatase, whose protein sequence is MDEEHPGSQEVEPDAPRLRMAAAAVGALSEAELLPFVLHQVVAGLGGLGGVAHVREGDRLRLVAACGLSPDAARAWDDLPLDVAGGREDSPPRAAAARDGLPLEEAGAREELPSAARAGPVVALREERLVRLPLDPSRPPRWRAFPLAAGVIGVPLTGPGHPQGVLSVLMALPDPLSGSDQRFLGELAAATDDRWLHVATGTLPAVPRPNPFSRVSEIIREMNVGLWDWDPGADRVVADETALWVMGLSRDTYDERAETWFSAVHPDDAPVTRATAEHAAAGGGDYVAEYRVHRPDGGTAWVEGRGHAAPGTGGGVARLTGTVWEVTWTRATRDATEKLLRPTPDGVLAGNTGKPDPAEQISAAQRLEQRAARIAELTEGLAQALTVSDVVKAMAVPVLPLFGATALVTAGIDGRRLRVVGSFGYPKEFIDLFDTIGLDAMSPATDALRSRTPMFISSAREYEKRYPHLSDLRARGGKQAWAFLPLIASGRSVGYCVIAFDTPRTLNDEERTLLVALAGLVAHAFERARLYDAEHSRAQELQRGLLPQTLPVLPAVSAAARYIPAGPDAEVGGDWYDVIPLPSERVALVIGDVMGHGVSEAVTMGRLRAAVRTLADLDVPPDELLTRLDSLVNTLGGASSATCLYAVYDPTNCTLAFASAGHPPPAILHPDGSAYFPPLDPSPPLGLVQPPLHTVELVLPPESLVVMYTDGLVESPAKDIDAGMAELGRSVTAAASRPPTGHTPYPSGPGGDSVRLEDLCHRVTANLLPLGEPYLDDAALLVACTHALDPGDMASWSLPENPLAAGQARKLVRAQLGDWDLEELSMTTELLVSELVGNVIRHADGPVHLRMLRGRTLICEVSDGSPATPRIRHAGDNDEGGRGLQLVAALSYRWGARFTATGKYIWTEQRRPGVLAPD, encoded by the coding sequence GTGGACGAAGAGCACCCGGGGTCCCAGGAGGTGGAGCCGGACGCACCGAGGCTGCGCATGGCGGCAGCGGCCGTCGGTGCCCTGAGCGAGGCCGAGCTGCTGCCTTTCGTCCTCCATCAGGTGGTGGCTGGACTCGGTGGCCTCGGCGGCGTCGCCCACGTGCGCGAAGGCGACCGGCTCCGGTTGGTCGCTGCATGCGGCTTGTCACCGGACGCGGCCCGAGCCTGGGACGATCTGCCGCTTGACGTGGCAGGCGGGCGGGAGGATTCGCCGCCGCGAGCGGCTGCCGCACGGGACGGCCTGCCGCTGGAAGAGGCCGGAGCCCGGGAGGAACTGCCGTCTGCCGCACGTGCCGGCCCGGTGGTGGCCCTCCGCGAGGAGCGATTGGTCAGGTTGCCTCTCGATCCGTCGCGTCCGCCTCGTTGGAGGGCATTCCCCCTGGCCGCCGGAGTGATCGGCGTTCCGCTGACCGGGCCCGGGCACCCGCAGGGTGTGCTGAGCGTGCTCATGGCGCTGCCGGACCCGCTGTCCGGTTCTGACCAGCGGTTTCTCGGTGAGCTGGCAGCCGCGACCGACGACCGCTGGCTCCACGTCGCCACCGGAACCCTCCCTGCGGTACCGCGACCGAACCCCTTCTCACGCGTCTCGGAGATCATCCGGGAGATGAACGTCGGGCTCTGGGACTGGGACCCAGGTGCCGACCGGGTTGTCGCCGACGAGACCGCACTGTGGGTCATGGGGCTGAGCCGGGACACTTATGACGAACGGGCCGAGACCTGGTTCTCCGCCGTGCACCCCGACGACGCCCCCGTCACGCGCGCTACTGCCGAGCACGCCGCGGCGGGCGGTGGCGACTACGTCGCTGAGTACCGGGTGCACCGCCCGGACGGCGGAACGGCGTGGGTCGAAGGCCGCGGCCACGCCGCACCCGGCACCGGAGGCGGCGTGGCCCGGCTGACCGGAACCGTCTGGGAGGTCACTTGGACCAGGGCCACGCGCGACGCCACGGAAAAACTCTTGCGGCCCACGCCTGACGGCGTCCTGGCTGGGAACACCGGGAAACCGGACCCGGCGGAGCAGATCAGCGCGGCACAGAGGTTGGAGCAACGCGCCGCCCGGATCGCCGAACTCACCGAAGGACTTGCCCAGGCACTCACCGTCTCGGACGTCGTGAAGGCGATGGCCGTCCCCGTCCTCCCACTTTTCGGCGCGACCGCCCTGGTGACCGCGGGCATCGACGGGCGGCGGCTGCGCGTGGTCGGGTCCTTCGGCTATCCGAAGGAGTTCATCGACTTGTTCGACACCATCGGTCTCGACGCCATGTCGCCCGCCACGGACGCGCTGCGCAGCCGCACCCCGATGTTCATCTCATCGGCCCGCGAATACGAAAAACGATATCCGCACCTGTCCGACCTACGCGCCCGGGGCGGCAAACAGGCGTGGGCGTTCCTGCCCCTGATCGCCTCGGGCCGGTCCGTCGGCTACTGCGTCATCGCCTTCGACACTCCCCGGACCCTGAATGACGAGGAACGCACGCTGCTGGTCGCGCTGGCCGGACTGGTCGCCCATGCCTTCGAACGCGCCCGGCTCTACGACGCCGAGCACTCCCGGGCCCAGGAACTCCAGCGGGGCCTGCTACCCCAGACGCTACCGGTGCTCCCGGCGGTCTCCGCGGCGGCCCGATATATCCCGGCCGGTCCGGACGCCGAAGTCGGCGGCGACTGGTACGACGTCATCCCCCTGCCGTCCGAACGCGTGGCCCTCGTCATCGGCGATGTCATGGGTCACGGGGTCTCCGAGGCTGTCACCATGGGACGCCTGCGAGCCGCCGTGCGTACCCTGGCTGATCTCGACGTGCCGCCCGACGAACTACTCACCCGCCTCGACAGCCTGGTCAACACCCTCGGCGGCGCCTCCAGCGCCACATGCCTGTACGCGGTCTACGACCCGACGAACTGCACGCTCGCCTTCGCCAGCGCCGGTCATCCGCCGCCGGCGATCCTCCACCCCGACGGGAGCGCCTACTTCCCGCCCCTTGATCCGAGCCCCCCGCTCGGCCTGGTCCAGCCTCCGCTGCACACCGTGGAACTCGTGCTGCCCCCCGAGAGCCTAGTGGTGATGTACACCGACGGGCTGGTCGAGTCGCCCGCTAAGGACATCGACGCGGGCATGGCAGAGCTCGGCCGTTCCGTCACCGCGGCCGCATCCCGCCCGCCGACGGGTCACACCCCGTACCCGTCGGGCCCGGGCGGCGACTCCGTGCGTCTCGAAGACCTCTGCCACCGAGTCACCGCGAATCTGCTGCCGCTCGGGGAACCGTACCTCGACGACGCGGCCCTGCTGGTGGCGTGCACCCATGCACTGGACCCGGGCGACATGGCCTCCTGGTCATTGCCGGAGAACCCCCTAGCCGCAGGCCAGGCCCGCAAACTGGTGCGCGCTCAGTTGGGCGACTGGGACCTGGAGGAGCTGTCGATGACCACCGAGCTGCTCGTCAGCGAGCTGGTCGGCAACGTGATCCGGCACGCCGACGGGCCGGTCCATCTGCGTATGCTGCGCGGCCGGACCCTCATCTGCGAAGTGTCCGACGGCAGCCCGGCCACCCCTCGCATCCGGCACGCCGGCGACAACGACGAGGGCGGCCGGGGATTGCAGCTCGTCGCCGCCCTCTCCTACCGCTGGGGCGCCCGGTTCACCGCAACAGGCAAGTACATCTGGACGGAACAACGACGCCCCGGCGTCCTCGCCCCCGACTGA
- a CDS encoding putative quinol monooxygenase: protein MSDQNPVTVIARFTPAADRAPQLRALLEGMIAPTRAEPGCRSYDLYTTETEASDFVLLERYQDSAALEAHRTTAHYKAYRAQLSDLLAEPVEVSVLRPVNVID from the coding sequence GTGTCAGACCAGAACCCTGTGACCGTGATCGCCCGCTTCACCCCGGCCGCAGACCGCGCTCCGCAGCTGCGGGCCCTGCTCGAAGGAATGATCGCCCCGACCCGCGCCGAGCCGGGATGCCGCTCCTACGACCTCTACACCACCGAGACGGAAGCATCGGACTTCGTCCTCCTGGAGCGCTACCAGGACTCCGCGGCCCTGGAGGCGCACCGCACGACGGCCCACTACAAGGCATACCGCGCCCAGCTGTCCGACCTCCTCGCCGAACCGGTCGAGGTCTCCGTCCTCAGGCCGGTCAACGTCATCGACTGA
- a CDS encoding MFS transporter codes for MSDPRHIDKSSRRALFASWLGWTFDGFETYALVLVGPTAVMAVGTEAQLADLPTYVSGLLAATLAGWALGGILAGFAADRLGRRRTLILSILWYALFTGLTALAPDYWWLLTLRFITGMGLGAEWGSATALIGELWPDRSRGRAAAVLQSGFGVGAVIAALAWYLLEPVGDNAWRYLFLIGTLPALIVLYVRRAVRDPEMWTSVRDRRRKAKAAQEAGNTVAAADRELLRSPFTAVFSQPHLRRRGLRLLVLTVVSVIGLYAVSAWIPAYTAQLAKDTGETGTRWGANAGLVFNGASVPGYLLLGYLADRWGRKPTMLLYYSVSAAVVPVFFCAVHTPQAALAVAAVAGFFILGQFAWMPIYMPELFPTSGRATAISTVFNSARIAGALVTLGTGMLISLLGGITAAATIVGVVMYAIAIATVWFVGPETKGQPLPR; via the coding sequence ATGTCGGACCCGCGCCACATCGACAAGAGCAGCCGCCGTGCGCTGTTCGCGTCCTGGCTGGGATGGACCTTCGACGGGTTCGAGACCTACGCCCTCGTCCTCGTCGGCCCCACGGCCGTCATGGCGGTGGGCACCGAAGCACAGCTGGCAGACCTTCCCACCTACGTCAGCGGCCTGCTTGCGGCCACCCTCGCCGGCTGGGCGCTCGGCGGGATCCTCGCCGGCTTCGCGGCCGACCGACTCGGCCGACGCCGCACCCTCATCCTCTCCATCCTCTGGTACGCCCTCTTCACCGGTCTGACCGCACTCGCACCCGACTACTGGTGGCTGCTCACCCTGCGCTTCATCACCGGCATGGGACTGGGAGCGGAGTGGGGCAGTGCCACCGCCCTGATCGGCGAACTCTGGCCGGACCGTTCACGAGGACGAGCCGCCGCAGTACTTCAGTCGGGCTTCGGCGTCGGCGCGGTCATCGCCGCACTGGCCTGGTACCTGCTGGAGCCCGTGGGCGACAACGCCTGGCGCTACCTCTTCCTGATCGGCACGCTCCCGGCACTCATCGTCCTCTACGTACGGCGGGCCGTCCGCGACCCGGAGATGTGGACCTCGGTCCGCGACCGGCGGCGCAAGGCCAAAGCCGCCCAAGAAGCCGGCAACACCGTCGCAGCCGCAGACAGGGAACTCCTGCGCTCCCCCTTCACCGCCGTCTTCAGCCAACCCCACCTGCGCCGTCGCGGGCTGCGGCTGCTCGTGCTGACCGTCGTGTCGGTCATCGGCCTGTACGCCGTGTCGGCCTGGATCCCCGCATACACCGCCCAACTCGCCAAGGACACCGGCGAGACGGGCACCCGATGGGGTGCCAACGCCGGCCTGGTCTTCAACGGCGCCTCCGTACCCGGCTACCTCCTGCTCGGTTACCTGGCCGACCGCTGGGGCCGAAAACCCACCATGCTCCTCTACTACTCCGTATCCGCGGCCGTCGTCCCGGTCTTCTTCTGCGCCGTCCACACCCCGCAGGCGGCACTGGCCGTGGCAGCCGTGGCCGGGTTCTTCATCCTGGGCCAGTTCGCCTGGATGCCCATCTACATGCCCGAACTGTTCCCCACCTCCGGTCGCGCCACAGCGATCTCCACGGTGTTCAACTCCGCACGCATCGCCGGCGCACTGGTCACCCTCGGCACCGGAATGCTCATCAGCCTGCTCGGCGGGATCACCGCCGCTGCCACGATCGTCGGAGTGGTGATGTACGCCATCGCCATCGCCACCGTCTGGTTCGTCGGGCCGGAGACCAAGGGACAACCCCTCCCCCGGTGA
- a CDS encoding bifunctional FO biosynthesis protein CofGH, with the protein MALTANSLRRALKRARDGVTLDVAEAAVLLQARDENLVDLAASAARVRDAGLEAAGRPGVITYSKSVFIPLTRLCRDTCHYCTFVTIPGKLRRADHGMFLSPDEVLDIARKGATLGCKEALITLGDKPEDRWPEAREWLDAHGYDDTLAYVRAISVRVLEETGLLPHLNPGVLTWTEFQRLKPVAPSMGMMLETTATRLWSEPGGPHHGSPDKEPAVRLRVLEDAGRSSVPFTSGILIGIGETYEERAESLFALRRVARAYHGVQELIIQNFRAKPDTAMRGMPDAELDELVATVAVARHIMGPAACLQAPPNLVDDEYERLIGAGIDDWGGVSPLTIDHVNPERPWPKIEELARRSLAAGFELRERLCVYPEFVRRGEPWLDPRLLPHVTALADPETGLVREAAVVEGRPWQEPDEAFTASGRTDLHRTIDTEGRTGDRRDDFDEVYGDWGALREAAAPGMVPQRVDTDVRQALATAADDPTRLTDAEALALLHADGLALDALCRVADDVRSSAVGDDVTYIVTRNINFTNVCYTGCRFCAFAQRRTDADAYTLSLDQVADRAQQAWDVGAVEVCMQGGIHPDLPGTAYFDIARAVKSRVPGMHVHAFSPMEVVNGATRTGLSIREWLTAAKEAGLDSVPGTAAEILDDEVRWVLTKGKLPAATWIEVITTAHEVGIRSSSTMMYGHVDQPRHWLGHLRTLARIQERTGGFTEFVTLPFVHTNAPVYLAGISRPGPTVRDNRAVTAMARLLLHPHIPNIQTSWVKLGAEGAADMLRSGANDLGGTLMEETISRMAGSSYGSYKSVRDLVSVAEAAGRPARPRTTLYGEVPEERRRAADASDGHLPELLPVLDA; encoded by the coding sequence ATGGCCCTTACTGCGAACTCCCTGCGCCGGGCGCTGAAAAGAGCCAGGGACGGAGTGACCCTCGACGTCGCCGAGGCGGCCGTGCTGCTCCAAGCGCGCGACGAGAACCTGGTCGACCTCGCCGCCTCCGCCGCCCGGGTGCGCGACGCGGGTCTCGAAGCGGCCGGCCGCCCCGGCGTGATCACGTACTCCAAGAGCGTCTTCATCCCTCTCACCCGCCTCTGCCGCGACACCTGCCACTACTGCACCTTCGTCACCATTCCCGGCAAGCTGCGCCGGGCCGACCACGGCATGTTCCTCTCCCCGGACGAGGTCCTGGACATCGCCCGCAAGGGCGCCACGCTGGGCTGCAAGGAAGCCCTCATCACCCTCGGCGACAAGCCGGAGGACCGCTGGCCCGAGGCCCGTGAATGGCTCGACGCGCACGGCTACGACGACACCCTCGCCTACGTACGGGCGATCTCCGTCCGCGTCCTGGAGGAGACCGGCCTGCTGCCGCACCTCAACCCCGGCGTGCTGACCTGGACCGAGTTCCAGCGCCTGAAGCCGGTCGCGCCATCAATGGGCATGATGCTGGAGACGACGGCGACCCGGCTGTGGTCGGAGCCCGGCGGCCCGCACCACGGCTCCCCGGACAAGGAACCGGCGGTACGGCTGCGGGTCCTGGAGGACGCCGGCCGCTCCTCGGTGCCGTTCACCTCGGGCATCCTCATCGGCATCGGCGAGACGTACGAGGAGCGCGCCGAGTCGCTGTTCGCACTGCGCCGGGTCGCCCGCGCCTACCACGGCGTCCAGGAACTGATCATCCAGAACTTCCGCGCCAAGCCGGACACCGCGATGCGCGGCATGCCCGACGCGGAACTGGACGAGCTGGTCGCCACGGTGGCCGTCGCCCGGCACATCATGGGCCCCGCCGCCTGCCTCCAGGCGCCGCCCAACCTGGTGGACGACGAGTACGAGCGGCTGATCGGTGCCGGCATCGACGACTGGGGCGGCGTCTCCCCGCTCACCATCGACCACGTCAACCCGGAACGCCCCTGGCCGAAGATCGAGGAACTAGCCCGGCGTTCCCTCGCGGCCGGTTTCGAGTTGCGGGAACGTCTCTGCGTCTACCCGGAGTTCGTCCGGCGCGGCGAGCCCTGGCTGGACCCGCGCCTGCTCCCGCACGTCACCGCCCTCGCCGACCCGGAGACCGGACTCGTCCGCGAGGCCGCGGTGGTGGAGGGGCGGCCCTGGCAAGAGCCCGATGAGGCGTTCACCGCCTCCGGCCGCACCGACCTGCACCGCACCATCGACACTGAGGGCCGCACCGGCGACCGCCGCGACGACTTCGACGAGGTGTACGGCGACTGGGGCGCCCTGCGCGAGGCCGCCGCCCCCGGGATGGTCCCCCAGCGCGTCGACACTGACGTCCGCCAGGCGCTGGCCACCGCCGCCGACGACCCGACCCGGCTCACCGACGCCGAGGCGCTGGCACTGCTGCACGCCGACGGGCTGGCTCTGGACGCGCTGTGCCGGGTCGCCGACGACGTACGCAGCTCAGCGGTCGGCGACGACGTCACGTACATCGTCACCCGCAACATCAACTTCACCAACGTCTGCTACACCGGCTGCCGCTTCTGCGCCTTCGCCCAGCGCCGCACCGACGCCGACGCCTACACCCTCTCCCTGGACCAGGTCGCAGACCGCGCTCAGCAGGCATGGGACGTCGGCGCGGTCGAGGTGTGCATGCAGGGCGGCATCCACCCGGACCTACCGGGCACCGCGTACTTCGACATCGCCCGAGCGGTGAAGAGCCGGGTGCCCGGGATGCACGTGCACGCCTTCTCACCGATGGAGGTCGTCAACGGCGCCACCCGCACCGGCCTGTCGATCCGGGAGTGGCTGACCGCGGCGAAGGAGGCCGGCCTGGACTCCGTCCCCGGCACGGCCGCCGAGATCCTCGACGACGAGGTCCGCTGGGTCCTCACCAAGGGCAAACTGCCCGCCGCCACCTGGATCGAGGTCATCACCACCGCCCACGAAGTGGGCATCCGCTCCTCGTCCACGATGATGTACGGCCACGTCGACCAGCCCCGCCACTGGCTCGGCCACCTGCGCACCCTGGCCCGCATCCAGGAACGGACCGGCGGCTTCACCGAGTTCGTCACCCTCCCCTTCGTCCACACCAACGCGCCCGTCTACCTGGCCGGCATCTCCCGCCCCGGCCCCACCGTCCGCGACAACCGTGCGGTGACCGCCATGGCCCGGCTGCTGCTCCACCCTCACATCCCCAACATCCAGACGAGCTGGGTCAAACTGGGCGCGGAGGGCGCAGCGGATATGCTCCGGTCCGGCGCCAACGACCTGGGCGGCACCCTGATGGAGGAGACCATCTCCCGGATGGCGGGGTCCTCCTACGGCTCCTACAAGTCGGTCCGGGACCTGGTCTCGGTGGCGGAGGCGGCGGGGCGCCCGGCCAGGCCGCGGACCACGCTGTACGGGGAGGTCCCGGAGGAGCGCAGGCGGGCCGCCGATGCCTCCGACGGGCATCTCCCGGAGCTACTCCCGGTCCTGGACGCGTGA
- the cofC gene encoding 2-phospho-L-lactate guanylyltransferase codes for MLLPVKPFALGKSRLGSWAGAARRDIARAVFLDTMDAILHTPEVCRLIVVTADPEAHALAAEAGAEGIHEASVGGLNAAARLGAAAASAAGHGAGVRTNPVAVVAADLPALKPRELASVLAEAGPHPRAVLADHRGHGSTVLTAQDPSFLLPGFEGASRARHAANGAYEIAHSGVPGARLDVDVPGDLALAAALGLGTHTAAVQANLRQ; via the coding sequence GTGCTGTTGCCGGTCAAGCCGTTCGCCCTGGGCAAGAGCCGTCTCGGGTCGTGGGCGGGTGCCGCCAGGCGGGACATCGCCCGGGCCGTCTTCCTGGACACGATGGACGCCATTCTCCACACCCCGGAGGTGTGCAGGCTGATCGTCGTGACCGCTGATCCGGAGGCCCACGCCCTCGCCGCCGAGGCCGGTGCCGAAGGGATCCACGAAGCCTCGGTCGGCGGTCTCAACGCCGCCGCTCGCCTGGGTGCCGCAGCCGCATCCGCAGCCGGCCATGGTGCCGGTGTCCGTACCAACCCGGTGGCTGTAGTGGCGGCAGACCTCCCGGCGTTGAAGCCGCGCGAACTGGCGAGTGTTCTGGCCGAGGCCGGCCCTCATCCTCGTGCCGTCCTCGCCGACCATAGGGGCCATGGGTCCACGGTCTTGACCGCGCAGGACCCGTCATTCCTTCTGCCCGGCTTCGAAGGCGCCTCACGCGCACGGCATGCGGCAAACGGCGCCTACGAGATCGCGCACTCCGGGGTCCCTGGCGCCCGACTGGACGTCGACGTACCCGGAGACCTCGCCCTGGCCGCTGCCTTGGGACTGGGGACGCACACCGCAGCGGTGCAGGCGAATCTCCGCCAGTGA
- a CDS encoding helix-turn-helix transcriptional regulator: MSEPWTMPMLAAALHTSESTLFGRFKQATSMTPMQYLKRLRLGEARHRMVILGESAAQAARTVGYRSASHFSRDYRAVYGAPPATDATRSRTHLRQMAPALTDSGGDQPTSP; this comes from the coding sequence ATGAGCGAACCATGGACGATGCCCATGCTCGCGGCAGCCCTCCACACCAGCGAATCGACGCTCTTCGGACGATTCAAGCAGGCAACCTCGATGACTCCGATGCAGTACCTCAAGCGGCTGCGGCTTGGCGAGGCCCGGCACCGCATGGTGATTCTCGGGGAGTCAGCAGCTCAGGCCGCCCGTACCGTCGGCTATCGCAGCGCGTCGCACTTCTCACGCGACTACCGCGCCGTGTACGGCGCGCCGCCCGCCACCGATGCCACCCGCTCTCGTACCCACCTCCGACAGATGGCCCCGGCGCTTACGGACAGCGGCGGCGATCAGCCGACAAGTCCCTGA
- a CDS encoding GntR family transcriptional regulator — MATTSSMTRAEEIYQRLRADILNGRHEPGSRLRVEALKEKYGASSGVLREALPRLVGQGLATFAPQQGFRVVTVSPERLEELTEARVFIETHLVRESVTAGTVEWESDLLAAHHHLTRVPLFGDAGEINEGWLNAHARFHRVLLEGCSNRQLRDIATQLREAAEVYRCWARTPTEHSNRDIAAEHKTICERAIERDVPGVVEALSQHINITTHLLLNDYGRREEESKRDCGPSSP; from the coding sequence ATGGCGACTACCAGCTCGATGACCCGTGCCGAGGAGATCTACCAGCGGCTGCGCGCGGACATCCTCAACGGACGACACGAACCCGGTTCACGTCTGCGGGTGGAGGCGCTGAAGGAGAAGTACGGCGCCAGCAGCGGGGTACTGCGGGAGGCACTTCCCCGGCTGGTCGGCCAGGGGCTGGCGACCTTCGCGCCGCAGCAGGGGTTCCGGGTCGTCACCGTCTCACCCGAGCGCCTGGAGGAACTGACCGAGGCCCGCGTGTTCATCGAGACCCACCTTGTCCGGGAGTCCGTCACCGCCGGTACCGTCGAGTGGGAGTCCGATCTGCTCGCCGCGCACCATCATCTCACCCGTGTTCCCCTCTTCGGTGACGCCGGCGAGATCAACGAAGGCTGGCTGAACGCCCACGCCCGCTTCCACCGCGTCCTGCTGGAGGGATGCTCCAACCGGCAGCTGCGGGACATCGCAACACAGCTGCGCGAGGCAGCGGAGGTCTACCGCTGCTGGGCCCGCACACCGACCGAGCACAGCAACCGCGATATCGCGGCAGAGCACAAGACCATCTGCGAGCGCGCCATCGAACGGGACGTACCAGGCGTCGTCGAGGCGCTCAGCCAGCACATCAACATCACCACGCACCTGCTGCTCAACGACTACGGGCGGCGCGAGGAGGAGAGCAAGCGGGACTGCGGCCCCTCCTCCCCGTGA
- a CDS encoding fumarylacetoacetate hydrolase family protein, giving the protein MRTTTRAGRMCLVTGEAVIDVEQASAGRFPADPLTVFEEWDAFRSWAVELEAAGVQAPAGPDGSVSPTPRQVFAIGLNYRDHAEEAGLAAPESPSVFTKFATSLTGPDTQLRLPGGRVDWEAELVVVMGRRAEHVAAGGAWSYVAGLTVGQDYSERDVQSVGPVPQFSLGKSFPGFAPTGPVLVTVDEFADPDDLAIECLVNGESVQKSRTSSMIFPVPELIARLSAVCPLLPGDLIFTGTPSGVGHARTPQRYLRPGDEVVTRIEGIGQLRQTCVAA; this is encoded by the coding sequence ATGCGGACGACGACCAGAGCAGGACGGATGTGCCTGGTGACCGGAGAGGCGGTGATCGATGTCGAGCAGGCCAGTGCTGGCCGGTTCCCGGCTGATCCGCTGACGGTGTTCGAGGAGTGGGACGCCTTCCGGTCCTGGGCCGTTGAGCTGGAGGCTGCGGGTGTCCAGGCGCCGGCGGGGCCGGACGGCAGCGTCTCGCCGACACCGCGGCAGGTGTTCGCGATCGGGCTGAACTACCGCGACCACGCCGAGGAGGCCGGCCTGGCGGCGCCTGAGTCCCCGTCGGTCTTCACCAAGTTCGCCACGTCCCTCACCGGCCCCGACACGCAGCTGCGGCTGCCCGGCGGCCGCGTTGACTGGGAGGCCGAGCTGGTGGTGGTGATGGGGCGCCGGGCGGAGCACGTTGCCGCAGGGGGTGCCTGGTCCTACGTGGCCGGGCTGACCGTGGGGCAGGATTACTCCGAGCGCGATGTGCAGTCCGTGGGCCCCGTGCCGCAGTTCTCTCTCGGCAAGTCCTTCCCCGGATTCGCGCCGACCGGCCCGGTGCTGGTCACGGTCGACGAGTTCGCCGATCCGGACGACCTGGCGATCGAGTGCCTCGTCAACGGGGAGAGCGTCCAGAAGTCACGAACCTCTTCGATGATCTTCCCGGTCCCGGAACTGATCGCACGGCTGTCCGCCGTGTGCCCGCTGCTGCCGGGCGACCTGATCTTCACCGGCACCCCCTCAGGAGTGGGACACGCCCGTACCCCCCAGCGCTACCTGCGGCCGGGAGACGAGGTCGTCACCCGTATCGAGGGCATCGGACAGCTCCGGCAGACCTGCGTCGCCGCCTGA
- a CDS encoding VOC family protein has product MALHRLQSLTVGVPDVAEAADYYADFGLEEVAPGRFATVEGGEQFFLEYSPVRRLLGMAVAADDGDDLDRIAANLDRLQLPCERDTGSLRTREPIAGVSVEVRVAPRLTRATVAATPYNGPGRPDRAGTRAPVLSRTGPVRPLALGHVVIGSVEQESTQRFFTEGLGFKVSDVVPGTAAFMRCSTDHHNVLVQQAPLNFLHHTSWQVTDVDEVGRGATSMLTEHPERHVWGLGRHHIGSNFFWYLKDPAGNFSEYYADMDCILDDQLWTPRSFEGMQALYAWGPPPPPSFLAPEDLAALMTGAHTANG; this is encoded by the coding sequence ATGGCTTTGCACAGGCTTCAGTCACTCACCGTCGGAGTGCCGGATGTGGCCGAGGCGGCCGACTACTACGCCGACTTCGGACTCGAGGAGGTGGCGCCCGGACGGTTCGCCACCGTCGAGGGCGGTGAGCAGTTCTTCCTCGAGTACTCTCCCGTCCGGCGGCTGCTGGGGATGGCGGTCGCCGCCGACGACGGCGACGACCTGGACCGGATCGCCGCGAACCTGGACCGGCTCCAGCTGCCGTGCGAACGCGACACCGGCTCCCTGCGCACCAGGGAACCCATCGCCGGTGTATCGGTCGAGGTCCGTGTCGCCCCCCGGCTGACCCGGGCCACCGTCGCGGCCACCCCGTACAACGGCCCCGGACGCCCGGACCGCGCCGGCACCCGGGCACCCGTGCTCTCCCGCACCGGCCCGGTCCGGCCCCTGGCCCTGGGCCACGTCGTCATCGGTTCGGTGGAGCAGGAGTCGACCCAGCGGTTCTTCACCGAAGGGCTCGGTTTCAAGGTCAGCGATGTCGTCCCCGGCACGGCCGCGTTCATGCGCTGCTCCACCGACCACCACAACGTCCTGGTGCAGCAGGCGCCACTGAACTTCCTGCACCACACCTCGTGGCAGGTGACGGACGTCGACGAGGTGGGCCGGGGCGCCACGAGCATGCTCACCGAGCACCCGGAACGTCATGTGTGGGGGCTCGGCCGCCACCACATCGGGTCGAACTTCTTCTGGTACCTCAAGGACCCGGCCGGCAACTTCAGCGAGTACTACGCCGACATGGACTGCATCCTCGACGACCAGCTGTGGACGCCACGCTCCTTCGAGGGCATGCAGGCGCTCTATGCCTGGGGACCTCCGCCTCCGCCGTCGTTCCTCGCCCCCGAGGACCTGGCCGCGCTGATGACCGGCGCCCACACGGCCAACGGCTGA